A single genomic interval of Terriglobus albidus harbors:
- a CDS encoding DNA-binding transcriptional regulator encodes MVQRRAGKLSRQGGPDAPLYRVALVIETSTQFGRTLLGGIAQYIRETGPWSVLFTDRAVNDAPPAWLCDARVDGIITRVPSPAIREIVTRKGVPVVDLNEQTADLGIPQISNDHSAVSRMAADHLLKRGYQNFAFIGHSGHSWSDERERTFARILRTKGYRCSTYADSRLQVSELREGVWNTELDALVQWVANLPKPIGIMASTDFRGLQVLTACRVAGIAVPETAAVVGVGADDIACALSDPPLSSVVLDAWRMGYEAAHLLDRMMRGAKIHPGFQKRIPPVEVSVRRSTDGIAISDPLVAKAARFIQDRVTYATQVNDVVRYVGVSGTTLQTRFRKELGKSIHDVILETRLRRVRELLTETDLPLAEVASRCGFRHMEYLTQMMKLRTGWTPGQYRKQHTVVGRKGHS; translated from the coding sequence ATGGTGCAACGCCGGGCAGGCAAGTTAAGCAGGCAGGGAGGTCCGGATGCGCCGCTCTATCGGGTTGCTCTTGTCATTGAAACCTCTACGCAGTTTGGCCGCACGCTGCTTGGCGGGATTGCGCAGTATATCCGCGAGACCGGGCCGTGGTCAGTGCTGTTTACGGACAGAGCCGTGAATGATGCTCCGCCAGCGTGGCTGTGCGATGCCAGGGTGGACGGCATTATCACCCGCGTTCCATCGCCGGCTATTCGCGAGATTGTGACCCGTAAGGGCGTTCCGGTGGTCGATCTGAACGAACAGACCGCCGATCTGGGTATTCCGCAGATCTCCAACGACCACTCCGCCGTCTCCCGCATGGCCGCGGATCATCTGTTGAAACGCGGCTACCAGAACTTCGCTTTCATTGGCCACTCCGGACATTCCTGGTCTGATGAGCGTGAACGTACCTTCGCCCGCATCCTGCGTACGAAAGGCTACCGCTGTTCCACATACGCGGACAGCAGACTGCAGGTCTCGGAGCTGCGGGAAGGTGTATGGAACACGGAACTGGATGCCCTGGTGCAGTGGGTGGCAAATCTGCCCAAACCGATTGGCATCATGGCCAGTACTGACTTTCGCGGATTGCAGGTGCTTACGGCCTGCCGCGTGGCAGGCATTGCTGTCCCAGAGACAGCCGCGGTTGTCGGTGTTGGAGCGGATGATATTGCCTGTGCCTTGTCGGACCCTCCGCTTTCGAGTGTCGTGCTGGATGCGTGGCGCATGGGGTATGAGGCCGCACATCTGCTTGACAGAATGATGCGTGGGGCGAAGATCCATCCGGGGTTTCAGAAGAGAATTCCACCGGTCGAGGTCTCGGTGCGGCGCTCGACCGACGGTATCGCCATCTCCGATCCGCTGGTGGCAAAGGCTGCCCGCTTTATTCAGGATCGCGTCACCTATGCAACACAGGTGAATGATGTGGTGCGATACGTCGGTGTTTCCGGGACGACGCTGCAGACGCGCTTTCGCAAAGAGCTGGGTAAATCCATTCACGATGTGATTCTGGAAACGCGGCTTCGCAGAGTGAGAGAGTTGCTGACGGAAACCGACCTGCCCTTAGCTGAAGTGGCATCGCGCTGTGGGTTCCGGCACATGGAATACCTTACCCAGATGATGAAGCTGCGCACCGGCTGGACTCCGGGACAGTACCGTAAACAGCACACCGTAGTGGGGCGCAAAGGGCATTCCTGA